The region CGCTGTGCGTGTCGCGCGGGTCGAACACCAGGGCCGCGTCACCCACTTGCTTCGGCAACGAAGTCACGTCGGAGCAGGCCACCGGCACACCCATGTCGAAGGCCTCCCAGATGGGGAAGCTCGCCGCCTCGAAGAGGGTCGGTACCAGCATCAGCAATGCTCCGGCAATCACCGAACGTGCGGCATTCAGTGGCAGATACCCCAGGTCCCGGACCAGGTCGCTGACACCGTGCTGGTGCGCGAGCTCAGAGAGGTTGAGGCCGTCCGGGGGGCGTGGCCCGGTGAGGACCAGCGGGACGTCGAGCCCCCGTCGACGAAGCTCCGCCAGCGCGGCGAAC is a window of Actinomycetes bacterium DNA encoding:
- a CDS encoding glycosyltransferase is translated as FAALAELRRRGLDVPLVLTGPRPPDGLNLSELAHQHGVSDLVRDLGYLPLNAARSVIAGALLMLVPTLFEAASFPIWEAFDMGVPVACSDVTSLPKQVGDAALVFDPRDTHSVAKSVEAVWVSPGLRAQLVARGHDRVAEFTWEETARTFLALYRRLGGRTLSAKDTLLLEREPRL